Within Nycticebus coucang isolate mNycCou1 chromosome 16, mNycCou1.pri, whole genome shotgun sequence, the genomic segment AGTTGCCTATTATTTTGGGCTTAGACCTTCTGAGTTCGATTGAACCAAAAATAGTGATTTTAGTTTGATTTTTGGTTAATTGAAAAGGCAAGAGTTTGCACCCTACAAGGAATCACTGGCAGATTAAGGGAGAAAGATAACTTTTGCCCACGTTTGTGGGAAAATTTGAAAATCTACTCTGGAGTCTTTCTAAACTTAGAGCTAGTGAACTCCTTCTAGCCCTGTTTCATAGTCTGAACGTGCAGCCTTTGAACTATTGGATAACTATCATGTATGGTCCCTGGAAGCTGCCAGACCCTGCCTTTGAGTTCATATCTTTCTGTATGTTTTCCTGTAAGCATTTAAGGAAATCCACCATTCAGTGTAAGTGAGCAACCTGGGTGTTTTGCTTTTGAAACCCACAGAAAATCCCACATAGTGCAGTGTGTATTAGGAAGGAATCAGGTGATGGCTTTTCCACTTCACTGTTCCTAATTACTAAGTGGTTAGTATAATAAGACTCTATCTGTTAGTACTGATTGTGTCTGCTGCTTTTGGGGAATTTCAGAATATTGGAGAAGTTGcttttaatttctattcttttttttttttttaagtatttatgaacaagggctgggcacagtgtctcatgcctgcaatcctagcactgtgggaggacgaggcaggtgatcatctgagctcaggagttggagaccagcctgagcaagagtgagaccctgactctaaaaatagccaggtattgtggcaggcatctatagtcccagttacttgggaggctaaggcgagaggATAGCTAgagactaagagtttgaagttgctgtgagctatgatgccatggaactgtagcaagggcgacaaagcgagactctgtctcaaaaaaatagttatGAGCTAAATCTCCCCAGCTAACCCACTGGCCATAGATGGTACAGTAACCATGCTCCTTAAGTGTGTGTCCACCCAGTACTttataaaagttttctttaagCTAGCCAGAgacttgattttttattttttttttccagaatggtTGACTACCTCAAAATACCAAATGTGAAGTTGATTGGGGCACTGTGGATCAAACAGCATGGTGGTGGTGATTGCATTAGAGTTTAAGGGGTTAGTGGTATGTTAGCTTAAGCATCTTAATTTGATTAAGATGATTTACTAGTTTGgtgtttttggttggttttagGTAATCCTAGCCACCTATGGTGGTATTGGAACTGTATTGCCCCTTTAAGTGAAGTTTTCTTCATTAAACAGCCACCACCACATTACTTGAGTGAGACCCACAGTGAATTTTACTGTTGACAGTTAGAGCTCAGTTGAACTTTGCATCAGAGTTTTCATGCTGCAGTGTCCCATTTGGAAACTTAGTAAAGTCAGTTTGAGGAAGGACCTGAGGCTTGGGGAGAGTCCTGGACCTGTTTGAGTCCAAGTGGTTAAGTGTGTGCAGCCTGGCTGCTGGGACATTCCTGCCAGGTGAGTTTCCCAGCCACAGACCCTTGGGGACCTCCCCTCACACAGCACTCCCATTTAAACAGCTGCTTTTGTAAAACCACTTACAAAATTGCTTTACATACATACTGTTTAgactgaacatttatttttttctcatacaaTTATTGATTAAGCTTGTAAATCTTTAGTGTAACTCAGGGTGGGTTTCTTTGTAAGCTTCTTACAGTGATGTGGACATTAAGATTTATGTAATATATTAGCCTACTAACTTAAACATGGTTTGTTTTTTCAGACAACTTGATTTTAAGAAGAACGGTACAGTGTAAGGTTTCAAGTCTGCCTGATCCAGTTTAAAGCACAAGGGCTAAAAGGATCTTTTCCTTAAAAGAAGGATCGGAAAAGAGCAAATGTTTTAAACTATTGTATTATGTAAACAGAGATCCCACCAAGAAAGTGTAAATAAGAGTCAGGTATCCATGACAGTTAAGAAACCTGTTTGGTGTGCCTGTTTTGCTAAGACCAGAGAACTTGATGTACTGCATACAGTTGAGTTATGCATTTggtttcaaaaaattattttgtgtggGGAATATGAttataatgtgaatttttctACATCTTAGTGTCTGGTAGCTTGAAGTACAAGAACATGTTAGTGTTCTATTATTTATCTTGTATTCAAACACTTTAATAACGTGGGACTACTTAAAACAATTACAATTTCTTCTTGGTTGCTGGCTGACTTGACCCAAGTCACTGCTCAAACTCTGTTTTCATAATATGATGGTTTTGGTGTACTCTTCAGAAGACAAGTGTCTGACTTGCGGGAAAAACGAACGTTTAGCCATTTGCAAACAAATTGTCTCTTTGCAATTGTCTAATATATGCACAGCAGCCAGTAGaattcccctttttatttttttttccccgcAGACCATCTTGATTCAAAACATCTATCGTAATCCCCAAAACAGTGCACAGACGGCTGACGGCTCACACTGTAAGTCCCACAGttggagaaatttttttaaaacaatggtgTTAAAGAGCCCACTCTTAATTGAGACAAATAATGTTGGCTTCTGAGCTGCTGACATAGAGCTGTTGCAAACAGGACAAGGTGCTGGAACTCCTTGGCGCACACAGCAAGAACTTGATACTTGGCCACGTTCAGGAGGCTTTCTTTTCTAGGGAAGGTTTCTGGCTTGGCCTTTTCCATTCATTGACCTTTGTCATGAGAGTGGCCTATCCATGTGAAATGGGTTTTAACATTATTGGCCGATCATTGGTTTTTACAGTGACTGAACGCCTGGCCTTTGTTAAGTTCtttctgtaaaattaaaaatcttaggAATATTAAGGAATCAATAAGGTAAGTTGCCCAATAAGTGTGGGTTTTATTTCAccattataattttttctctaGGAAGTAGAGATTTCATGATATGTAAttattgtatttctctaataCAGTAATTTTTTCATCATTTGATATAGGCACTTTTCTTTCTCAGTTCATTAAAAGTTTTCTGTAACATCTAAAAAAATTTCAGTAGGCTGGTAAGCTCTTTACACTTTTACCTGAACTGAAATTTtgaaatggagacttttcatttCTGTAAACGGAAATACAGTATTAGTATATCATGAGATCTCTGTTACATTGCAGTGTTAGGGTGTTTCAGGACAGCCATCAACTAAGAGAAAACATCTCTGCTTCTGAAGAAAATAACTTGCTCTTTTTCAGCACTGAATCTCGACTGAAGTGATTACCAAAGGCAACCGGTTAAGtgtttacatttaattttccatAATATAAAGTTGTTGCGTTTTGTATTTCAGACCATTGCCCTCTTGAACATTTACCGTAACCCTCAAAACTCTTCCCAGTCTGCTGACGGTTTGCGCTGTAAGTTCATACAAGTTCCTTCCCTGGTTCCCTGGGCTTGCGTGTCAGAGCTCAGTGTCCACTCCATCTGGTCTGCCGCGGTAGTGTCAAGGACCACTTTTCACTAGAGGTGGCAAGAAGCTTTTGTCCCACTGACCCCATGGAAACCTGTTGGCGATTTGAATTGCCCACATGTTAAGGGGAAAGGCCTGGAAAGGGTGCCCTTTACAACAGTCTGATGCTTTTTTTACTCTCTTGTTCTTTATTCAGACCGTCATCCTAGGGGGAATGTACTGGAACTAAACATCAAGTTACAGTTTTCCCTCTAAGAACAACAGTGTTTGaatgtttttcccattttctggcactttattttttatttattttttattttttttgagacagagtttcactttgtcaccctcaatagagtgctatggcatcgtagctcaaagcaacctcaaactcttggactcaagcaattctcttgtcttagcctcctgagtagctgggactacaggctctggccacaataacacccagctattttttagagatggggtcttgcacttgctcaggctggtctcaaacctgtgagctcaggaatccacccgccttggcttccactttctgaaactttaaaaaacaaactgttTTGAAgtcattttttcagattttatttcttatcctttttttcccccttaaactCCATTTTGGAGTTCATGCTTTAGCTGTGAGAGGGTTGTTCTGAGCATGTTTCCCAAGTAAGAGTCTGCAGCTTGCATTGACCCCCTGAGTTTTTCTCACTCACCAGCCCTGTGCCAGTTACTCACACTGGGTGGATGTGCTCAGTTCAGATAGGTCCTTGACAGAAAAGACACTCAGTGCACTTTGCATAGATACGATCTCCAGCTataggagttggagtttgctacaTTTGGAAAGTTAAAGAGTATTTGATggggaaataaatttaaaatgggcATTCAGTAGACATTACCAATTTCTTCCTGTACTGGAAATAAGAAATTTAGGTTGTGAATATTTACTGAGTGGTAGTTTTTAGAGAACAAGATACAGATTACTATGGTTGGAAagttcagaaaagtaaaatttaatttattttttttttaagtatccagCTGTGGTATCACTGGAGTTTGGTCATTTGTGGATAAATTGAATCAAACACCTGGACTTTTAACTAAAATCAAGGAGTCCAAACCAAAGTAGTTTTCATTGGCCAGTATGCTtcaaggcaataaagatggaaatACCCCTGGCCAGCCATAAGCTTACATTGGATCTGTCCTTCACTCAGATCCCCTCAGTTTATAGGGTGACCTGCACTGGGAGGAATGATCCTGGGGCCACCCCTCTCAAGCTGGCCCCAGGTTGGGAGGTCTGGGTTATGCTCAGAGAGAGATGTACGTTCTGTGTGGGGAGAGGATTTCTGGCAAATTTTCCCACTGAGACACTGAATGCTTTTCTGTGCTAATGCTGACCTGGCAGCAGAGATTTCTTTCCCTGAATCTGATGGTAGCAGGATTTACTTGGTGACCCTTGGTTTAAAATacctggtttttttgtttgttttattttgtttttgttttggtctttaaTAAGATTAATGGGTGGAGGGAAATGTTTATATATTgacttattaaataatttttgttaacCACTCCTCCCTGGGATAAAAATGAATGGCAAGTAGGTGACTAAGTAACAGTAATTAATCATTCTTTACCCTGGTTGTTTACTTGGGGACTGTGTGTGCTTTATTGACAATAgaatgttgtattagtttcctttgTGTCTTTATTTACAATTCACAATACTCTTGCTTTGCGTATActataaataaaagtttagtTATTGCTAAATATTCCAATTCTGGGGTCcaaattataaaagttaaatgaaattctaattcttCATTTTAGGAAGAAATTAATTACCTAAAATTACTGGCTCTTTTTAACAACATACCCTTTCACGTGTAGAAAAAAGGTTCATATGTGTGGATAAAAGTTAAATGTGAATCCCAGTTTAATAATATTTCTGTAAGAAAACTGGtttatttttcaagtttattatttaaaatagcttGAGTCACTTAAATCAATttgtagttaatattttattgctcTTGTCTCCGCCTTCTAGTCAGTTTGATTCATTCAGAAACTTTAAGCAGAATGGGTGTAACCAGGTCATTTAAAATAACcaccacagggcggcgcctgtggctcagtcggtaaggcgccggccccatatgccgagggtggcaggttcaaacccagccccggccaaactgcaaccaaaaaatagccgggcgttgtggcgggcgcctgtagtcccagctgctcgggaggctgaggcaagagaatcgcttgagcccaagagttagaggttgctgtgagccgtgtgatgccacggcatctacctgagggcggtacagtgagactctgtctctacaaaaaaaaaaaaaaaataaccaccaCAAAACCTTTTCTCAAAGCTACTAATACTTTGAgcatgtaaatattatttttcctcctcACATTCTTTATGATGTGGGAAAGGAAATGAGTTTTAGCTTTTGAATCAGAATATCCTATGGTACCATTTGCAGGCTGTCAGTAAGTTTTGGGTATGAAGATCAACTATATTCCTAGAAATTCAAAAATTACTGCAACATAGCCCCAGCTAGGTTAGAAAGTGGActtaaatcattttcaaagtcAGAAGATGAGTTAGGTTTTgtctttaaagataaaaaagcTCTGAGCAAACTTAAAGTCAGATGCTTTGCTGGGTTGCACCAGGTGAGGCAGCCAACATCATCAGCTGATTGGTCACAGGAGCATGGCCTGTGGAAGGTCTCAGACTGAGCTCGCCTACCTTGAAGCCAGTCGGGCCTTTGCCTGCCCCCATCTGTCCGTTTAGAACATGAGTTTACTGACATACCAGCTTTGTGATATCTCAGAGTTTAGAAAATTCTAGATTTGAACATAAAATTAGATAAGTTTGCAACATCTATCCACATAATGGATGGCTTCACTTAGTGCATGTGAATTGTGAAGAATGAGTGGGTGAAAACAGTTTTGAAATTTAAGAATGCTTCCTTCAACAAAAGCATTGTAACTTTCTCCTTATGGGGGGGCATCCAAAATACGGTAATTGTGCCTGGTAATGATCCTACTGCGTTTTTATGGTTGCTTGGGTTTTAATCGCatcagaaagaattttttttatagcaTTCTATGGCTGGCAGTCTATAAAAGAAGCTAGTTAGGAACATAAACTCTTAATCCCTTACCCtgatttccatttctgttttaaCATAGTAAAAGGGGAAACAAATCAACGTGCTTATGGGGCCTCTATTctaaatcttaaaagaaaaaatttttatttgaaagttcCTTAATTTTAGATTCAATTTTTTCCCCTTATACTTTCTGAAACTTGTGGCCCTTTTGATGCTGATTAAAACTGGTtgtggttttaatattttaataaccagaattgaGACTGCGATAGGGACATTTAAGTCTCGGCACAGTTGCCACCATTAACAAGTAGCTGTGAGACGCAGCCACCTCAGTGTGCTGTGGAGAGCGGCTCTGCCGGGTTTCTCTAGATAATCTCGTGTGTCGTTGTAGCAGGTTGAgtttaagcacaagagtttgctCTCCGTCAGCTCGTCCTAACCAGCaagatttctgttgtttgcaGGTGCTGTCAGCGATGTTGAGATGCAGGAACACTATGATGAATTTTTCGAGGTAAGAAAATAGAACTCTTTGCCTCTGAgaagccatgaaaaaaaaaaattgacctctAGCTGGTAGACCTATTGACCTTCTGTGTTCTCTTGGaaggaatttaaatttttctccactaataaACATACTTAACACTTGAGCTTTATTTAATTAcaatcttttttgagacagagtctcactttgttgacctgggtagagtgccgtggcatcatggctcacagcaacttcaggcTCTTGAGAATctcccaagcgattctcttgcctcaccctcccaactagctggaactacaggcccctaccacaacacccggctatttttagagacaaggtctcagtctagttcaggctggtcttgaactcgtgaactcaggtgatccatcttccttggcctcccagggtggtgggattacaggcgtgagcccccacacctggccttttttttttttttttttttttgcagtttttggccggggctgggcttgaacccgccacctctagcatatggggccggcgccctacccccttgagccacagacgccaccccataTAACTAACCTTACATCACTGCAATCTCTTTTCAGGAGGTTTTTACAGAAATGGAGGAGAAGTATGGAGAAGTTGAGGAGATGAACGTCTGTGATAACCTGGGAGACCACCTGGTGGGAAACGTGTATGTCAAGGTAGGAGCAAGACAGCCCTGGCGCCACATTGTGGGCGGCAGCGGAGGCAAACGGCTACGAGCGGTAGCCCTGGAACCCTGTGTGCTCAGGCTCACTGCAGGGCTGGGGCCGTGACTCAGCTCTGCCAACTGGACCAAAATTGGGCTTACCGGCCTGTGTGTCCTGTCAGCACTATTAGGGCGGCACACCGTGGTCATCAGCATTTAGTGAAAGATGTGTTAATAGTTGTTGGTTAGAAACTGCTTAGACTTGGGGgagttagttgtttttttttatatgtttggtctctttttcctttttttttttttttttaaagactttgccTATACAATCATTAAATTTGCATCTTTAACCAGTGGATTTGAAAATGAAGGCAACATAAGGCATAATCTTGGACTATAATGAGATTAAGCTTCCTATATAAGaggttggctatttttttaattgtccaGCAGCATCATTCCACCCTATTATACAAGTGAGTGCATAGTGTCTCTGGGTTACTAGTTGGAAACATGTTACGAAAGTGTGAGTGCCAAGtaccttggttttgtttttttctttctagtttcgCCGTGAAGAGGATGCAGAAAAGGCTGTGATTGACTTGAATAACCGTTGGTTTAATGGACAGCCAATCCATGCTGAGCTGTCACCCGTGACGGACTTCAGAGAAGCCTGCTGTCGTCAGTATGAGATGGGGTGAGTGTGGGACGAGTGGATGCAGCCGCCATGGTGGCTGAGCACAGTCCAGGGGCCTGTGTGCACGATGTGATGAGCTCTGCTTTTGACCCACAGAGAGTGTACACGAGGTGGCTTCTGCAACTTCATGCATTTAAAGCCCATTTCCAGAGAACTGCGGCGCGAGCTGTATGGGCGCCGTCGCAAGAAGTGAGTACCTCGGGTAGCTGTTGTCTTGCCTGGTGGCTTTTATTGCCCTTAGGAGAACAAAAATGTCAGaggtatcatttctttttattttataataaaagcacTGCTTAGAACAtggtacatattttaaaatataaaaatgtgtgcTTTGGAGAAGAATATTAGCCTGCTCACAGACGAAAGTTTCATTGCCCTGTTTGTCCAGTAGAGATCAAACCTTAGTACCTAAGCAAGGGGTTGTTAAGTGGGTAACCATTAAAATTAGGTTAATGAAGAAATTGAGTATTTATTAGTTTCTCTCCCTGACAGGTAACATAACTTTCTTTAAATACTGCATATGCCCACTGGGACTTCTTTTGATTTAGGGACAGATTAGTGGTGTCTTCAAAACACTGGCAGAAGTGGGCACAGTGGTCATGTATGTCTGCTTGGGCATTTAAATGCCCAACCATTGTGTCAGAGCAGGGAAAATCAAGGCGTTAGAGTGTGGTTTGTGCTTGATAATTAGATCCAGTTCTGATCATAGCGCAGTTCTCCCATGACACATACTGGTGATTCTATCTTACTGTCAACAAGAATATGGGAGAAAAACAACCCTGCTCTCCCCATAGTAGTTAATGAGCAACTGTGGGTTGGGCCTGGTTCCAGGTGAAGGGAGAGTTTGGTGTATGTTCAGTTCACTTTTTCATCAGGATTCCCTGTAGTCATTTAAGTTGGTTCTAGAAGGTATAGAAGTTTGAAGATACCATACTTACTCAGTTTTAAGATGTTTGGGTTTTTGCCTCAAACTTGAACTAaatcaaggccaggcacagtggctcatacctgtaattctagcacatgggaggctgaggcaggtggattgcctgagcttacaggttgaagaccagccagagagagacctcgtctcaaaaaaatagctgggtattgtggtgggcgcctgtagtcccaactccttcagaggctgaggcaagagaatcgcttaagcccaagagtttaaggttgctgtgagctgtgatgccacgacactctgtcaagagtgacagagtgagggtggcgcctgtgcctcagtgggtagggcaccggccccatataccaagggtggcgggttcaaacccgccccggctgaactgcaaccaaaaatagccgggcgttgtggcgggcacctgtagtcccagctgctctggaggctgaggcaggagaatcggcggaagcccaagagctggaggttgctgtgagtcctgtgatgtcatggcactctaccgaaggcggtaagctgagactctgtctctacaaaaaaaaaaaaaaaaagaaagaaaagagagtctgtctcaaagaaaaaaatctcaaatcaagATACAGCTCCCAAGTGATGGCTTGCAGTTTAATTGgcaacaattttttcttttcttttttttttttttttttggtagagacagggtctcactttatggccctcggtagagtgccatggcctcacacagctcacagcaatctccaactcctgggcttaagcgattctcttgcctcagcgtcccgagtagctgggactacagctactggcgccacagcgcccggctaaacaattttttttttctttattggcaTCAGTTTGACAAGATGCAGCATCTCAGTATGTTAGtaattgtggttttgttttgtattgatGCTacagctttctttccttttctttgctttaGGCATAGGTCGAGGTCCAGGTCCCGGGAGCGTCGTTCTCGGTCGAGAGACCGTGGTCGTGGTggtggcggtggtggtggtggcggcggcggcggtggtgGAGGCCGGGAACGAGATCGGAGGCGATCACGTGACCGTGAAAGATCTGGGCGATTCTGAGCCGAGCTGTTTTTACCATGTCTGCTAGGAAGTGTTGTAGTGATTGACCAAACCAGTTCataatgggaattttttttaaaaaacaacaaaaaaaaaaaccacaaagatgagtttgtgaatAAAATTTGTAGCGATACAGTATTCTTGATGTGACATTTCTTGTgtaaatttctttatttgtaatttcttttccttatgaaCCTGCCAGTTATCAGTCCTCAAAGTAAACATTAATTTAATATTCATCTATCACTTTGAGAGTATAAGTGAAATCAGACCTTTAAACTTGGggaataggcttggcacccataagcacagtagttacggcgccagccacatacaccaagggtggcaggtttgatcccagccctgaccagctaaacaacgacaactgcaacaaaaatagctgggcattgtggtgggcgcctgtagtcccagctacttgggaggctgaggcaagacaattgcttaagcccaagagtttgaggttactgtgagctgtgacacctccgTACTCggtataccaagggcaacatagtgagattctgtctcaagaaaaaataaaaataaacttggggaatgaaattaaaatacatactAGGTGAGGGAAAATTAATGTAGGAAAAGATGTTTCTTGTTATCTACTTGTTGCTGAGTAATCCAGAGCCTGTTGGGGTCTCCTTCACTAGTTAATGAACAAATGGATGTAACTCCTTTAATGCACATttcttaggctgggtgtggtggctcacgtctgtaatgctagcactctggaggtgggtggattgcctaagctcaggagttcgaggccagcctgagcaagagcaaggcctcatctttaaaaatagccaagtgtgttggtggccacctgtagtcccagctacttgggaaactgaggcaagaggatagcttgagcccaagagtttgaggttgcttcgaACTATGATACCATACTACtttgagggtaacaaagtaaaaaaaaacaaaacagattttttatctttttatttacttactttgaGATAGGGTTTCCCTGTCGCCCAGGGTGGAGTGCtagctatggcatcagcctagctcacagagcctcaaatccctgggctcatgccatcctgcctccacctccagaaCACCTGcaactgcaggcgcccaccacaactccgaGGTATTTTGAGAGACGAGGTCTAACTCTTGCTCCGGGTGGTCTGGAACTCAACTCAGGCAGTCCttccacgttggcctcccagagtgctaggattacagtccaTTGCAGCCTGCCTGTCAGGAGTTTGCTAGATTTTCTGGAAGAGCACAGTGTGTTCTTAAAATGTGAGTGGCAAAGAAGACAGGAGTGTGCTCTGCACAGTGTCCGGAGCCAGCTCTTCCTCACATTCCAGCATTGCTAATGGCCAGTAGACAGCACAGCCCTGTAATGCACACCCACCTTTAAAACCTGTCTgactgggtgcccatagctcagtggcacatgcccccaggctggtgggttcgaagctgccccaggcctgctaaacaaacaaaatagccaggagttgtggtgagcacctgtagtcccagttactagggaggctgagacaaagaggatcgcttgagcccaagagtttgaggttgctgtaagctacagcactctacagagagtagcaaagtgagacactgtctcaaaaagaaaaacactcctGTCTGAGGTTGGGCTTAGTGTTTCATGCCTGTAAGACAtcggaggcccaggtgggtggattgcttgagctaaggatttcaaaaccagcctgagcaagagggagacaccagctccaaaaaatagccaggtgtgttgggtgcttgtaatcccagctacttggaaggctgaggcaggaggattgcttgggcctgagagtttgaggttgctgtgggctgtgatacaatggcactccactgagggcgatataAATAAGACttatctcgggcggcgcctgtggctcagtcggtagggcgccggccatatataccgagggtggcgggttcaaacccggccctggctgaactgcaaaccaaaaaatagctcggcgttgtggcgggcgcctgtagtcccagctactccagaggctgaggcaagagaatcacttaagcacaggagttggaggttgctgtgagctgtgtgatgcca encodes:
- the U2AF1 gene encoding splicing factor U2AF 35 kDa subunit isoform X2 encodes the protein MAEYLASIFGTEKDKVNCSFYFKIGACRHGDRCSRLHNKPTFSQTILIQNIYRNPQNSAQTADGSHCAVSDVEMQEHYDEFFEEVFTEMEEKYGEVEEMNVCDNLGDHLVGNVYVKFRREEDAEKAVIDLNNRWFNGQPIHAELSPVTDFREACCRQYEMGECTRGGFCNFMHLKPISRELRRELYGRRRKKHRSRSRSRERRSRSRDRGRGGGGGGGGGGGGGGGRERDRRRSRDRERSGRF
- the U2AF1 gene encoding splicing factor U2AF 35 kDa subunit isoform X1 — protein: MAEYLASIFGTEKDKVNCSFYFKIGACRHGDRCSRLHNKPTFSQTIALLNIYRNPQNSSQSADGLRCAVSDVEMQEHYDEFFEEVFTEMEEKYGEVEEMNVCDNLGDHLVGNVYVKFRREEDAEKAVIDLNNRWFNGQPIHAELSPVTDFREACCRQYEMGECTRGGFCNFMHLKPISRELRRELYGRRRKKHRSRSRSRERRSRSRDRGRGGGGGGGGGGGGGGGRERDRRRSRDRERSGRF